A region of the Apium graveolens cultivar Ventura chromosome 6, ASM990537v1, whole genome shotgun sequence genome:
CTATATCATCTATAAGTTATATGAATTGTGTGTATGTGATTTTGCATGTTTCTTTCTCCCTTTATTTATTGGCCTTGCGGGTTTATATCTTGCATTCTGGAAtccatttttaaaattttggaataGTCAAAAGTGTCGATCATCAATAAAAAAAAGGTAAGGATTACTCATCTGAATTTTTATATTTTGATGAACTTGCAACTTTAAACATCTGCTGTCTCATGTTTCAGCTTCCCACTATTCATCATGTCACATAAATTGTGTATCTACACTCTAGATTACACTCACCAAATTATTTTCTACGAAAAATTCTGGTCCCATTTTTTCTTATTACCAAGGCCACTCTTAATTAATAAGAATTTCTAAATTTAAATTCATGTTACATTTGCAATCATAGATAAACATGAAGCATTTTAGACGGAGCTAAATTGCAAAATAATGTATTAAGTATTATTGAGCACCTAATCGGAAATGAAGTTAATTGTTAATGAATAATTTGACTTTGATGGACCGCTAGCATTGGTTAAACGAAAATGATTGTCGTGAGTATCTAATGTCACTACTACTTGATGTATGATTTTTGGAGTTGGCTGGGATTAAAGGTAGTAATAATAACAGTCATTACTCTTTATTTTTTGTCAGCCATCGGTATAGAATTCAGCAAGATAAGCAAACCAAGAGTTTGTTGCTCAAGATCTTGGGCTCCAATAAAGTCAATTAACCAAAGATGCTATAAATTGGTGCAATTCAATGAAAGTTGTTTTAGTTATTTGTGTATAGGAGTTGAAAATATTAGTCAAATGACTTATATTGTAAAAGTCACTGGGGTCATTAAAGAGAGGATCACTCAAAGATTTTTATTACTTCTTATAATGAGTGACTCgcttatttttaaaaaaaagaagaaTAGATGAGTGAGTTGAGTTTGGTAGCTATCATGGACAAAAATATTTCTCACATTTGTAGAATGTAAGTCATGTAACTGGGACCAATACAAATACGACATACAGAACTAAGCTATTTTTTCACTTgtaattaatttctaaaaaacAAAAAGGATACAATGATTAAATTAGTTGCACAAATTGAAGGTTTGTGGaacattaattttttttaaatcataTCATTTTAGTAACTTACCTATTCATTCCAATAAGTCATGCATACGAAGAATCATAATTTtaactaaaaaaattaaaataaaaagtttatcgttatatttttttgaaatttaatGAATAAAGAGATTTAATAACTTAATTAAACTCGATTTATTTTAGCACAATTGAGCTTGATGGTAATGAAAAGAAAACATATTGTAGagtttctatatatatatatatatatatatatatatatatgtgtgtgttcaTGTAATCATTCAAATAAATCAAACATAAACGAATGATAGTACTAATTTAAAAAAACTTTAATTAACAAAAAGAAATTGTTACACTACATGTTATTTTCAATACATGACACATATTTCGTAATTTTTTTCCTAAAAGTTTCTTTTTTATTAAatgttaaatattaatttttatttaaaaaaatcatttaaaatgtGTATCGAATTTCCTGTCCTGGAGAACTCCGGGGAAACGAGTGAACTGATCAGGGAGCAATAGGGATTTTTCAATTTCAATAATCAGCCAAGAAGTTGAGGATATAATTCAAAAGTTAATTATACGAATATTCTAAACTTAAACTTGAGAGTTGCGAAAAAAGCTAAGTTTATAAATCATCAATGAAAAAAAGACAATAAaagttataaattttaaattatactCCATCTGTTCCGCTCGATTGTTTTACATACTTTTTACTCATACTTAATACGCATTTTAACCCTATTATAAACTATAgttctatattttatttttaaaatttatttttctgtataaaattttaaatattattttttatttaaaagaaaatatatttaaaattatttagaaaaatatGTTTTACTATAATTTTAAAATGCATGTCAATCTCCGTCCCCAATATAAAAAATCGAATGGGACCAAGGGAGTACAATATCATAATATCAAGCCCATTTAGAATAAATAAAATGTTAAGAGTTCGTAGAAAATCTTTTtgtatattatattgtacatatATTTTTGCTCTAAATATTTGTTTGGACCGCGCGAAGCGCGGTTTATTTACCTAATTTtaaaatatgtaaaaaaaatgCCAAACCACTTATACTTAAGTACGCAAATTCAGACTCTGCTTCAATATACTAGTTATAATTTATAGTTTTATATGATTCATGCTATGATTATCTTTTATCAAAAGGGAAGTTCAAGAAGTAATGGAAAGTATAAAAGACTTGCGAAGAGTAATAAGGAAAAATTGAATAGAAAAAAAAAGTACAGGGGTGATTTCTTTAAAAAACTAAAAAAGGAACATTAGTGAGAAGCTGATAAAAGGTGGAGTAGCCATATACTCGATAGATTTTTCGAAAATCAGTCGTAAAGAGAGAACTCGTTCAATTATTGTTTAAGtcatttttttttttgaaatatggaTATCGAAATTTGATCCTTATTTTGTTCATATCTAGTTCAAAAAACATGATTACAAATTCAACCATCtccaaataaaatatgtgatCTTTTATAGGGCCATATTCTTAAAATTGGTTTGGGAACTAGGTTCAAAATTTGTGGTGAATCTTTTTAGCTCCGGCTATCTTATTAAAATTGACGGAAAATAAAATTCAACCCCGgttaatatttaaaatttcaCTTGTAATTTTGTACAGGAACTTCAACTCTGCCATAATTTTTAAAGCCCCACATGCATACTGATTTCAGCCCCCATTTGAATTTTGAGGTTAAATTAATGAATTCCATCTAAATGGATTACAGAAGGGTCAAAATTATATATGACTAAATTTTACAGTGGAGTGTAGAAAAACCGTTTTGCTCATTTTTAActaaaagttagaattaatttTATTTCCTTAAAATATTTACACAAACACCTTAGAACTATTTATGAAGTCTCACAAGTCACAATAAATTAGAAATAtaaattaaatttcaaaaataagaTTCATACAACTGGAgagttaaaataaaatttttataactAAAACTTGAACACacacaattttttatttttttttaaaaaaatcttcttttaaaaaataatgaCATGTCATTTGACACATCATGCCACTCTATACATCCGTCACCTTTTATGTATTAAATCAAATTCCTGAAAAATTTCAGATATCCATTAGTTAAAAATTTCAACCAATACCATACTTGGATTTGAAAGGGACTGAATCAATCCCCAATATTGAAATCTTTTGAATCAAATGACCATTACAAAAATATCAAATaccaaataaaaataaattatgattttgaCTTTAGTGCAAAATCGAATTAATAGAATGATGCGGGCAAATGACCATTACAAAAACATCAAATGACAAATAaaaagaaattttaattttaattttagtaCAAAATCGAATGTCTATTATAAATTAGATGACTGTTTGGAAGTGCTGTTAAAAACTACTATACCGTGAGAAAAGTGGAAAAAGTATTGTCACGAAAATTAGATGACTATTTggtaaattttttaatttatgcatattttgagatataatatataaaaataatgtttATGTTTTTGCTAACGGTTAGCAGCTTTTAGATAAAAACTTTTTCCAAATAaaagtttttaaaattttaccAAACACATTTTTGAACAAAAAGCTATTGTACCAAACGGAGTCTAACTTAACAATGAAGTCAAGTTAACAATGAAATTTTGACTTGTATGATAAGAGAACAAAACAGAATTCAGTATGGAAATCAGTATGCTATCTCTCTATTCCTATTTCATGGCAAATTGTCAAGTATAGTACATTGTACGATCTACTAATCTGTCAAAAAATCCCAGGCCCGGATGCATTGGGAACGAGTGCATCGCAGTAACATACCGGTGCAACGTTATTTAGCAATGAATGAAGTCGTGTTGCTAGGAACAAGAAGATAAACAATGTAGAATGAATCAAAAGGATAACCCGTGGTTATACATCGTCGTGCTGTCATTGAGAGCTTTTGAGTTCTTAAGGTTGGAAAGTTCTTCAATTAGTTTCCTCTCTTCACCACTCAACCGTTTTGGTATCTCCACTTGAACTCTCACCAATTGATCACCCCTCTTGTTCTTTTTGTTTAATATAGGTACACCTTTTTTGGCCATCACCAATGTCGTCCCTGGTTGAGTACCTTTCGGAACTTTCAGATCTACCATTCCATCAACTGTGGGAACCTTAATTGTGGTTCCTAATATAGCATCAATGTAGGTAATCTTGCTAGTGTAAAGTATATTCGTGTCATCACGAATTAATACTTGATCTGGAATTACATCAATGAGCACAAAGAGGTCTCCGCGAGGTCCACCTCTCTCTCCTGCATTACCTTCGGCTCGGACTCTTAGTCGACTGCCATTATCTACACCAGCAGGGACTTTCAGATTTATCCTTTTTGACTTCCTCACTCGCCCATCTCCGCTACATGTGTTGCAAGGACTAGAAATTTCTCCAGTCCCACCACAAGAAGAGCACGTCATCACCTGCTGAAAGACACCCAGTGGGGTTCTAGCTGATTGGACAACTTGTCCTTGCCCCCCACAAGCTCTACATCTTGATGGCTTACTCCCTGGTTTTGAACCTGAACCATTACATGTGCCGCATTTCTCAAGTCGGGTTATTTCAATTTCTTTTTCAATCCCAAAAACAGCTTCCTTAAAGTTTAAGACAAGATTGTAAATCTGGTCCTCCCCTTCAGTTGCCCTACTTTGAGAGCCTCTTCCTCCCATACCACCCATCCCACCCATTCCATCAAATAATGACTCGAAGATATCAAAGGGATTGCCGAAATCCTGTAGAAAAAATTAATCAAATTATATAAGCACGATTTCATCGATTAGGACTGCCCAATTTCAGAAGGTACTGAAGTTGATTACATTAAATTTAGAAAGTACTTACCCCAGTTTCCATCCCAGAACCTTTAAGTCCAGCCTCCCCATACCTATCATATATAGAGCGCTTCTCATCGTCTGATAGAACCTGCAGTAAAAGATCAGTCGCTACTTAAACTCCAGCACAATTTGCAGAATCAGAGCAGCTACATGATTTCGGACGATGACTTGAAAACAGGAAATGTGAAGTTCACCTCATAGGCGTTGCTTATTTCCTTGAATTTCGCCTCAGCACCAGCCGCTCTGCAGTAAAAAGTTGCAGTTCAGAAAAGCTGATAAATACCATATCAAGTTTAAGGTTTATTAAAGTCTACTGAAAATCAAAACCAACAGAAAGGGCTTAGCTTCTCCAGAACAATTTGAGATGTCATTTGAATGACCCAAAAAAATGATACAAAGAAAGTATAAAAAGCAGTTTACATACTTGTTTACATCAGGGTGGTAACTCCTAGCAAGCTTCCGGTATGCTAAAACAGAAATACACATAATCAATTAAGAACTAATGAGACTACTAGTCAAGTCAATATATTATATACAAGATAATCTGGAAAAAAGATTTTACATCAGAAGAAGAAACTCTAGATAACAAGACCATATCTTACGTAAAATCATTTCACATGCTGAAAATACCTTGAATACTATAAGCAAGTAAAATGTGCTTTGAATACCTTATGCAAGTACAAAACCATTACACAGATATGCAAGAACATACATATGCGTACAATGTGACATGGGGAAAGGTAACCTAATAAACATTATAGTAATTACTTTTCATTTCTATTTTAAGTGCACCTAAGCTACATGGACTCTTTGAACCCCACATAGGTACAAGTGTCATCATAAAAAAATCTAACATAAGATATAACAGCCTCTCCGATAAATTCCAACAAAAATTAGATTGATTTCAAAAACCATAAAATCAATCATTTGAAGAAAACagagaaaaataatagaaatgaaGAACAATTACATCAGAATAATATTGACATGATAACAAGATGTAAGTTATCATCTATTAAATAAAACATTCTTTTTCAGGATTTAGCTCATTATTTGATCTGCATAATAAGCCTTTCATGGGAACCATGTGTGTTAAGCAACCAGATCTCCAAAAACCTTGTGGTGTTAAACAAGGCCTTAATTGGATCATATTATATTCAACACTGACCCTCAGTGATTTGGCACACTCCATTACTTTCATGGAATAACTACGAAATTGACATGAATCTCTACAGATTGTTTTTCTATGATACACAAAGTAGTACAGCATCATTGTTTCGAAGTTCCATCCCAAATAAATAGAGCAGCAGCAGCAATAGTCCAAGACTAAATCTGAGTGTAATGGCAGggataataataaaaaatgaaTTCCATGAAAAGATAAGCTTTATGTTACTCAGACCCGGTTATGGAATGTGGGAACTGATACATATCTAGTGTGGGATCCCAAAAACACAAAGACTGGGACTATAGGAATCTTCTCCAGTTTGTACACACAAGTACGAAGAcattttattctttttttttttttttttttttgctaaatgacATTTTATTCTTTAGTattgaacaagtattttagtTGATATTCACAGTAAGATTTAACACTAAAACTCGAATTAAATATAATTCATATATAACTCTGCAAATTAGGCATCTTGTTTTCCTCCTTTTTTAACACATCTCTACTTTTCTTTGTTCTTAACTTTAATTTATATTGCATCTTAATTTAATCTCGTAAGTGGTCTTTTGGTATGTCAAAGAGTCGACATTCAGTTAAACGATTAGACACATAGTAAGTGTAGTGCCCCAGTGTATGACATTGTACGTCGGCCACAACTGAAGAGCAAAGTTAAATAGGATAAGCATATAAGACATCTTAA
Encoded here:
- the LOC141668768 gene encoding chaperone protein dnaJ A6, chloroplastic-like, producing the protein MALIPCGSAWVALYGVQPQLVLKGFCTKKLSKHSPRFSKIRELTSSSSSMFSQDFLLTLFNTGPSKSPSPHKGTHFTVRSKTDYYDVIGVSRNSSKSEIKSAYRKLARSYHPDVNKAAGAEAKFKEISNAYEVLSDDEKRSIYDRYGEAGLKGSGMETGDFGNPFDIFESLFDGMGGMGGMGGRGSQSRATEGEDQIYNLVLNFKEAVFGIEKEIEITRLEKCGTCNGSGSKPGSKPSRCRACGGQGQVVQSARTPLGVFQQVMTCSSCGGTGEISSPCNTCSGDGRVRKSKRINLKVPAGVDNGSRLRVRAEGNAGERGGPRGDLFVLIDVIPDQVLIRDDTNILYTSKITYIDAILGTTIKVPTVDGMVDLKVPKGTQPGTTLVMAKKGVPILNKKNKRGDQLVRVQVEIPKRLSGEERKLIEELSNLKNSKALNDSTTMYNHGLSF